A region of the Cricetulus griseus strain 17A/GY chromosome 7, alternate assembly CriGri-PICRH-1.0, whole genome shotgun sequence genome:
TCCTGTTCCATGAACAAAtacctgccagcctctgcctccccaacctGGACATGGTCCTTCCTAGCGTTCATCAGCACCTGCCCTCCTTATTACATGTCTGCTCCCACCTCTAAGATCCTTCTCCTATCCCTTCTGGATACTTTCCCTTTGGCCTGTCCCCACTCCCTACAGGTCTGCACTCCCCTCAGTGGATTTCTGGTGGTCCATCCCCTGCCAGCTTCCAGGGGGATCTGAGACCCAGATCCCAACAAGGGGTATTCCCTGAACATGTGACTCCATACCATCTCATTGGTGCCGACAAGCTCATGGAGGCCccagaagaagaaagcagagcgGTGGTCTGCAGTCATCAGGCTTGTGGATGGTGGGCCCCCAGGCAGGCTTGGGAGGGACTGGCTCCACAGCATAGACCCCGTACTGAGGTCCAGAAGTAggatctgggggtggggggacaacaTTGTCAGACAGCCTTGGCTTGCACAGGAATGTGTAGCTCAGCCATGCCAGCCACAAAGGCTGctctctgaaccatctcccatCTGAGAACAGCAGTGTCGGGCTCAGCACTGACTGCTTTCACAGTTTGTCATCAGCCACAAACAAGGCAGAGACTCCCAATTCACACAGGAAGCCAGCCTACCTGTCTATCAATGCTGGTTCCATTTTCAATGACCACAGCCAAGGTGTCTGGTTTGTAGTGGCCAAGGATGGGTTTTCTGGAAGGATTAAGGAAGAAAACCTCACAGAAGGTCTTGGTACAGGGATCTGAGATGAAGTTTCCATGGCCCCATGCTCCTGGATTGGATGTGGCTACCCACATCTGGACCCAGGATGAGGGGCTGGTACCTGTGACCAGTAGCTTCAGCAGCCCCTCCAGGGACAAAGGACAGATTCAAGGGTAGGTAAGAGGCCTCCAGCAGAAACTCACAGGCTTTCCAGTCCATTGGCCATCCTCTCTGCCAGCCAGTGGGACAGGCTGAGGTCCTGAGCAGGCATGTATCTTCACTCAAACTCAGCAGCAACTGTACATACCTCAGAACCTGAGTTGCACCAAGGGTCCACCTGGGCATCAGATCTTGTCCATCCAGCAACATACAGGCCTCAGAGCTCACAAGGAGCACATCCTGGCCAGATTTCCCTGGGACATTCATCAGGTAGCGAACTGCTCCAGAGCTAGACAAGGAGAGTGGTCAGGGGGAGTATCTGGGTCTTTGAGATGAGCCACTCACCAAGACAGGCCTGTTGGGGCTGCTTCCCTCAGGCCACCATGGTAAACCCCCATGTTTCTCAGTTCCCTAGCTTGAATGTATAAATGAGATGCTATTTGTGGGACAAGGATGATCTCCCCACATGATATATTTCTCTACTACTGGGGGGTAAAAGCCTGGGACTCATACATGCTGGccaagcactctgtcactgagccacctccagcCTTCTCAATTCTCACTCCGCTTCTGCTTGCCCATTTCTCATTTCCAAAGACACGATGGCCCTAGTCTGGCAGTCCTGTGCTCCACACAAGGTTGTCCCTAACTGAGGCCTGTGTGTCAGACAAACCTGTGCAGAAGCCTCCGGTGGGCAGAGCTATTGAGCATGTTCTCCCAGTAGGAGTCTTCCTTAAGCTGGCCATCTTTCCCAGTAACTCTCTCATAGAGACCCTTCACAGAGAAGCCACAAAGCGCACTTGCTATTCAAAACACAGAAGGACACAGTCACCATGGGGACCAGGTGAATCCATCAGTCCTACTTCTGGAACCATGCTGTGCCACACCTGGACTAGCCCTCGGGCTTTCTGATTAAGTGTCAGATCATGGGCAGGAATGGCAccaattttcatgtttctttctctagCCCAGAACTCAGTGTTCTGCCCAACATCACTTCAGGAGAGAAGCCCATCCCAAGAATGTGACATCCAACATACCACAGGGCAGGAGAATATAATGAGCACCCGTTCTGGTCACATGGAGGAGGGCGCCACCGTTTCCATCCACACCCAGACTGCCTCTGTGGCCAATCTGGTACCCGGTGCTGCCTGAATAGATAGCCCCACTGACCTGTAGTAACAAAGGGCAGTAGGGAagagagagaaccagctccatgggagggcaagggagctgtagggagctgcagaggAGAAGGTGGTCAGCACTCTTTGGGGCTGGGGAAAATGTACTTTGAGGAGAGCAGTCAACAGGGAGCATGAGTGACTGTGTTATACAGCTTGCCTGGGAGACATCATGGTAGCTATAGGCCATGGTAGCTGCAGGTACACGCCAACCCACACAAAAGCCTTGTGTATCCTGCCACTTATGGGAAAGGCCAGCAAGTTCCTATAGATATGGGGCTCCAAAGATGTTGTATGTGTGGACCTCAGGATATAGAGCCCTGGGAgagtcccccccccaccccccggacGGTCACACAAATTCTCTCTAGGGAGAAGTggatgaggaaggagaaaaggggggcTAGGAGGTAAGCAGGCCTGGGGGACTTGAGAACGATGCTGATCACCTCCTGCCCCTCCCGGGTGAGGATCAGTAGGTCTGGGGCACCATCACCATCCACGTCAGGCACCTGGATCAAGGGGCTCAAGATGGAAGCGTTCCCACCCAAACTGCTGGAGTGGTTCCACAGAGTTTGCCCTAAAACCAAACACACAGTGGCTCCAAATCCCCTTCTTGACAGACAAATGGTAGATTCACATGAGGGCACCCATCCTTGGGACCTGTAGGCCACCTAGATACAGGAGTGTGTGCAAGTGGCCTGAAATGTTGGAGAACAAGCACAACACGCCCAAGTGAGAAGACCCTAGACAGCCTCTTGGAAAAACAGCTGGGTACAATGGCtcctgtctgtaatctcagcatttggaggctgacacaggaggctTTCtgtaagttgaaggccagcctgagctacctaagTTCCAGGTCATTCTGGGTTACATAGTATAACCTtgcaaaaaaactaaaacatcaGTGAgagcagggagatggctcagtggttaaagcatttACCATACAAGGATAAAGGCCAGATCCCTAGAAACTCACACAAAAGTTGGGTGGGTGTGCCTTTCTTCCTCTGGCCTGTTATATTAAGGCTCAGAGACTCGTTCTAGGAGTAGAGGAGCATCATTTGGCTCAGTCCGGCCCTTCAAGCTACCAGGAGCCACGGCTGATCACTATTTCCTCATAGCAGGAGACACTAGTTGTCTGTTAGCATCCATAGCAAGATGTAAACTGCGGTTGCAAAGCTACAACTGTAACATGGCAGAGCAGCTGAAAGAGTTGAGACTGTTGGCTTCTGAGTGGCCACACCCTCATCTGGAAGGTTCCTACCCAATCAGCAACCCCAGGGCAGAGCCAGGGCTGACCCCTCCAGCGAGAACCATCAACCTTTACCAGATGGCTGACCTGTGAATAAGTTGACTGCGATGAAAGAACCTAGTCTTCCCACAAGGATACAGGCAGAAGACACTTCGCTGTCTGATGGTTGTGGCATGGCACACTTTACAAGGGCGACATCTTGGGCCACAGGCCTCTCCCAGAGCACACTGCCATTGGCCCCTGACACAGCAGCCACAAAGGCACAGGGAGTGGAAAAGCCTGGAGGGAAGAGGTGGCAGCCACTTGGTCAGCCTCTGCCACTCCTGTCTTCCTTGTTCTGTGCCTCAGCCACATTACTGAGCCACAAGTCTCATGCAGCACTGGTAGGTGTTGGCACCAGGTGGAGTGAGGGAACTGAGAGCATTGTGTAGCCTATTctattagaaggaaaaaaatgatgggCTGGTTCCCTGAAACCCCTCCATTCATATGTCCCAAATGAGAAAGTGAGCCTGACAAAGAGTCCTCTTCTCATGGGGGGCCCACCTTGTTAGACAGAACAGGATTTACCTTCATCGGCACAGGATCTGGTGAAATTGTTACTGCTATTGgtgtttttataaagaaagagAACGTCCTGGATCTTGTCCCTGTTTACGTCTCCCATAGCCAGAAAGTGATACGGGACTGAAAAAGAAAGTCACAGACAATGCTCCACAGGCCATGCCTGTCTTTGGGAAGATCAAGTTGAATGCTCTGAGTGGTTTGGTGTTCTTACTGTACAACTTGCCACTGTGAGGTGTCCCCCACCCCAAAGGAGAGCAAATTCTTCCTCACTAGGACAAGCAGTTTCTTcagaggcaggtagctctctgtgagttggaggctagcctgatctacatagagagttccaagacagccaaggctacaaagaaagaccttgcctcaataaacaaacaaacaaataaataaatagataaataaagtaaaataattctgAACATCTGTTCAGAAGAGACTCCTCTAAGAGCAGCATGGGATTCAGACAACCATACTCCACCCTTGTAAGGCCCAGTATCTCCTTCCATGAAGGGATCAAACAACCAGCTCTACGCTTAAAACTAAACCATGAAAGGATGAAGCTGGACATTTATTATACTCAAAACTTCAAAATGGGTCGGACTCCTAGACAGAACTAAAGCTGTAAAACACAGGcctgctgtggtggcacacacctttaatccctgcactcaggaagtaaaggtaggtggagctctgtgagtttgaggctagcctggtctacagagcaagttctggggtatccaaggctacacagagaaaccctgccttaaaaaaaaaaaagaaaaagaaaaaaagaaatacatttattaaaaGAACAAGACATGTggggcagggagatggctcagtggttaagagcagcactggctgctcttccagaggtcctgagttcaattcccaacaaccatgtggtggctcccagccatctataatgggatatggtgccctcttctggcctgcagacttAATGGAAGAAAGAGtactcatatgcataaataaatcttaacaaaaaacaaacaaaaaaaaccaacaaaccaagACATGGGGAAtgggggtgtagctcaggtggtagagtgaTTTCCTAGCATCCATGcagccctgagttcagtctcctcTACCACAtgaaaccaggtatggtggcagaCTCCTGACAGTTGGGATGTGAGGCAGGGTTTCAAGACCAACCCAGCTACACAGTATGTCTGAAGCCATCCTGAGGTAAGTGAGAACTtacctctaaataaataaataaaactaaaaatggaaaGGTTTTTCCTTATGAAAAGTTGCTTTTCATAAGGCGAATTTCATGGGACAGAAATAAAATTGTGATTTGGTTTAGCTTTCCCACCAGGAGCACCTCAAGAGGCCTCCACATCTGTGGTACAGCTCTCCTCAGTTGGCGCCTTCTCTAACCTCTCAGCCAGTTGTGTTTCACTGAACTGTTTCCATTAAGCAGCCTGCAAGTTTGCTTTTGCTTACTTACCTGACCAGGGTAGTGCTTCCAGTTTGAATAAAGGCTCCTAACATCTCCAAGTTCAGAAGTAAACCCAGCAGCCACTCAGAGCTGACTGTCAAATACCACCAGTGCTGCTCCCCCCTGCTGGGGGAAAGAGGTCCCTGGCAGGCTCACCTGCAGAGTTGTAGTCAAGCCTCCATGTTCCCTGAGATGAAGGTCGGTCTGGACATGGGATTATGAAAGAGATGACAAACACCACAAAGAAACAGAtaaacaaggaaaggaaaaatgccaCTGTGCGGCATCGGGATAGTCGGGACTGCAGAGGCTTGCTCTTCAAGTTCTCCTCGTTTTTCGATTGGTTTCCCAGGTTTTCCTGTGATTTTCTGTCCTCATTCTTCAAGGGGTGGATCTCAGCTTCTAAATCCTTGTTATCGGTCATTCTGAGCGCATTCCAGAGCTTAGCTGTAGTCCCTGCATACAGTAAGAATTGGGTACGGTCAGCAGTGAGCTGCTGCACATGGCAAATCccactgtttccttttcttctttccttttttttttgttatgtttgtttgttttgtttttgtttttcaagacagggtgtagctctgtgtagcttttggagcctgtcctagacttgctctgtagactaggctagtcttgaactcagagatctcctgtctctgcctcctgagtgttggaactaaaggtgtgtgccactgctgctcagcctttctttctttttgataatataaaacaaattctTTATTAACTATCATTATTgtggggtcagagaacaactgtggagtcagttctcttcttctaccttaaTGTGGGTTCAGGAGATCAAACTTAGGTggtcaggcttgcatagcaagctctCTACCCTCCAAGCACCTCATCTTTCCtgccttgttttttatttgttctaaGATAAGGCCTCTgccttggggtttctattgctgtgaggaaacaccatgaccaaagctgcttagggagaaaagggtttatttggcttagtcCACCATTGAAAGAAgttaagacaggaactcaaacagggtcaGCActtggatgcaggagctgatgcacaggccatggagcagtgctgcttgtctcagcctcccaaatgctgggattacaggcattcaccatCATGCTCAGTTTGTGTTCTGATTCTTAGGCATTTGGTTACAGTTGTCACtgtggaccaccagcccaagaaataaaacattaatgtTGGGAGTGTCCATCAACACATGCTGCTTAAGAAGATTTctaaacagggctggagagatggctcaaaggttaagagcactgctactcttctagaggtcctgagttcaattcccagcaaccacgtggtggctcacaatcatctacaatgagatctcatatgcaggcagaacactatatacataatgaagaaacaaatctaaagaggagtaggaggaggaggaggagaaagagaaggaggatgaggaggagaaggaggaggaagagatggaggaggaggaggagaaggatgaggaggaggaggaggaggaggaggaggaggaggagaagaagaagaagaagaagaagaagaagaagaagaagaagaagaagaagaagaaaaagaagaagaggaagaagacttCTAAGCAACAGGGAAAGGCAAGTTGGTTGCACAAAATAATTAGCCAGTACATTCTTCCTCTAACACACCAGTGTTTCACCAGGGCACATGGTGACCAGAACTGATGACAACAAGCCCACACACTACTATTCATTAACTAAGCCACACCTGCTCATATGTCGAGCACATATGGGAAAGGGGATGTGTGACAGCCTGATTCCGCCAACATTCTCACAAACAGACTCCCAAAAGCTCTGTGGGAAAGCAGTTttctctgaattgaaacattctcTCCAGGAGACAATGGAAGGCAAGTGGAAATCTGAAAGATTCTGGAAGGACCCTTCCCAGCTTTACAGACAGAGGAAACGGCTCCTGGGAGGGAGACTGTAACCAGCTCAGGAGAAATCAGACCT
Encoded here:
- the Fam234a gene encoding protein FAM234A, translated to MTDNKDLEAEIHPLKNEDRKSQENLGNQSKNEENLKSKPLQSRLSRCRTVAFFLSLFICFFVVFVISFIIPCPDRPSSQGTWRLDYNSAVPYHFLAMGDVNRDKIQDVLFLYKNTNSSNNFTRSCADEGFSTPCAFVAAVSGANGSVLWERPVAQDVALVKCAMPQPSDSEVSSACILVGRLGSFIAVNLFTGQTLWNHSSSLGGNASILSPLIQVPDVDGDGAPDLLILTREGQEVSGAIYSGSTGYQIGHRGSLGVDGNGGALLHVTRTGAHYILLPCASALCGFSVKGLYERVTGKDGQLKEDSYWENMLNSSAHRRLLHSSGAVRYLMNVPGKSGQDVLLVSSEACMLLDGQDLMPRWTLGATQVLRKPILGHYKPDTLAVVIENGTSIDRQILLLDLSTGSMLWSQSLPSLPGGPPSTSLMTADHRSAFFFWGLHELVGTNEMDPQDMQLSLYMFHPTLPGILLELANVSANIVAFDAILFEPSRHAAYVLLTGPASADMPGLVSVIKHKVRDLVPGSRVVHLGEGSSDSDQAIRDRFSRLRYRSEV